In Zingiber officinale cultivar Zhangliang chromosome 8B, Zo_v1.1, whole genome shotgun sequence, a single genomic region encodes these proteins:
- the LOC122013881 gene encoding exopolygalacturonase-like, protein MDSNNAILAISLLFSIWCATCVAQSSNVYNVKEHGALGNGKNDDTKAFQAAWDVSCVVEGNPTILIPKGSYLVGPLLFKGPCKGVMTIDLRGQLLASTNLNAYTKNWVDFRYINGLVISGGGIFNGQGSSAWPYNKCPKKWSCKILPMSLVFSFVKNAKIKSISSLDSKLFHIHIFSSENFDIESVTINAPGDSPNTDGIHVADSTNVTITDATIGTGDDCISIGPGNSNLTISNVHCGPGHGISVGSLGKNSGETDVVGLTVRNCTLNGTTNGLRIKTWQSSPTLLKAAHFTYEDITMNNVYNPIIIDQEYCPYVSCTEKDPSRVQIYDIKFTNVKGTSSSAEAIKFICSSSFPCQGVILNDIDLHYTGDARGNKTTTSTCANVQGKSNENVKPNPCI, encoded by the exons ATGGATTCGAACAATGCCATCCTTGCAATTAGCTTGTTGTTCTCGATATGGTGTGCTACGTGTGTTGCCCAATCGAGCAATGTTTATAATGTGAAGGAGCATGGAGCACTAGGAAATGGCAAAAATGATGACACAAAG GCTTTTCAAGCGGCATGGGATGTATCTTGTGTCGTCGAAGGGAATCCAACGATACTAATCCCCAAAGGATCGTATTTGGTCGGTCCTTTACTCTTCAAAGGGCCTTGCAAAGGTGTCATGACGATCGATTTGAGAGGGCAATTGCTTGCATCGACCAACCTCAATGCTTACACTAAAAATTGGGTTGACTTCCGATACATAAATGGACTAGTGATATCGGGCGGTGGAATATTCAACGGACAAGGATCTTCGGCATGGCCTTACAATAAATGCCCAAAGAAATGGAGTTGCAAGATTCTCCCAATG TCATTGGTGTTCAGTTTTGTGAAGAATGCAAAGATCAAAAGCATTTCCTCTTTGGATAGCAAACTGTTCCACATTCATATTTTTTCATCAGAGAATTTCGATATCGAGTCTGTGACCATCAATGCCCCTGGAGACAGCCCAAACACTGATGGCATTCATGTTGCTGATTCCACCAATGTCACCATTACAGATGCCACCATTGGCACTGGGGATGATTGCATCTCCATTGGACCAGGAAACTCCAACCTAACCATCTCTAATGTGCATTGTGGCCCTGGCCATGGAATTAGTGTCGGGAGCCTCGGTAAGAACTCGGGCGAAACCGATGTCGTTGGCTTGACGGTTAGGAATTGCACCTTAAATGGCACGACCAATGGGTTGCGAATCAAGACATGGCAATCTTCTCCGACTCTGTTGAAGGCTGCCCACTTTACCTACGAGGACATCACCATgaacaacgtctacaaccccatcATAATAGACCAAGAGTATTGCCCCTACGTTTCTTGCACCGAAAAG GATCCATCTCGTGTTCAAATCTACGATATCAAGTTCACAAATGTCAAGGGAACTTCTTCCTCGGCGGAAGCCATCAAGTTCATTTGTAGTAGCTCGTTTCCATGTCAAGGTGTGATACTAAATGATATCGACTTACATTACACCGGCGATGCAAGAGGTAACAAGACGACAACATCAACCTGTGCCAACGTTCAGGGAAAATCAAATGAGAATGTGAAGCCAAATCCATGCATTTGA